GCGGCCGTTCCTGTGAACGGCCGTGGCTCATGGACGGATCTCATAGGCCGTGGCTCATAGACGGATGACGACAAGAGCGGTGTCGTCGGTGTTGCCGCCCGGTGGGATCAGTGTGGACAGCAGGCGGTCGGCGAGGCTGTCGGCATCGGCAGTGGGATGCCGGGTGAGGCAGTCGGCGAGGCGGGCGAGTCCGGTGTCGATGTCCTCATCGCGGCGTTCGATCAGTCCATCGGTATAGAGCACGAGGGTGGCGCCGTCGGTGAAGGCGGCGGCGGCCTGGGGGTGGGGGATGTGTTCGGGGCGGGCGCCGAGTGGGGGGTCGGTGGCCCGGTCGAGAAATTCGACCAGGCCATCGGGATGGAGCAGCGCAGGCGGCAGGTGTCCTGCGCTGCTGTAGGTAATGGTGTGGCTGTCCCAGTCGACGATGGCCTGGACCGCTGTGGTGGACTCGGCGCCGTCGACGGAGCGGGCGTACTGGCCGACTACATCGAGCGCCGTAGCGGGTCCGTCGGCAACGCGTACGGCCGCGCTGAGGGCGCTGCGCAGCTGTCCCATGACGCCGGCCGCGGGCAGGCCGTGGCCGACGACGTCGCCGACGGCGACAGCGATGCGGTCGCCGGACAGTTCGGCCAGGTCGTACCAGTCGCCGCACACGTTCAGAGCGCCGACGGCGGGCCGGTAGCGCACCGCCACCCGGTGATGGCCGACCGGTCGCGGTGCGGGCAGCATCGCTTCCTGCAGGGCGAGGGCGACCTGCCGTTCGCGGGCGTGTGCCTGGCGCAGTCGTTCGTTGACCTCCTGCAGTTCCCGGGCGCGGGTGTAGAGTTCCGCCTCCATCAGCCGGTGGCGGTCTCCTCCTCGGGAAGAGCGGGCGCGTCCGTCACGGGTGCGGGCGTTGATGAGCTCGGTGACTTCCTCCACCCGGTGCACGATCAGCACCACCTGCCCGTCCGGACCGAGGACGGGGGCGTTGACCGGGCTCCAGTACCGTTCCTCGAACACGCCGGGCCCATCAGCTGCCTCGACGTCGTAGCGTTGCAGCGCCATGCTGTCGCGCGAACCCGACTCCACCACCCGCAGCAGTGACGCTTTCAGGTTGCGCATGCCGGACGCGTCGGGGTCGCCGGGATTATCCGGGAAGACGTCGAACAGATGGAGACCGATCAGCTGTTCCCGGGTGCGGCCCGACAACCGCAGGTACTCCTCGTTGGCGTCGGCGTACACCATCTGCGGATTGAGCAGCGCCACGGCGCTGGGCAAGGCATGGAAAACGGCCTCATAGTCGGTCGCGGATTCCCACACCATTGCTTCCCGCCTTGTGCTGCGTCGCTTCGATCTTGCGACTTTTCCACCATATGCACCAGCGGAAGCCTCGGCCGGACAGCCACCTGCGCGCGCTGATTCACTCTGCCGACGTGGCGGGCAGCGGTTGTTCGGTCCAGATGGTCTTGCCGTCGCGCGTGTACCGGGTGCCCCACCGCTCGGTGAGCTGGGCCACCAGGAAGAGTCCGCGACCGCCCTCGTCGGTGGTGCGGGCCCGGCGGAGATGCGGTGAGGTGCTGCTGGTGTCGGACACTTCGCAGATGAGGTGGCTGTCACGGATGAGGCGTAGGCCGATCGGCCCGCCACCGTACCGGTAGGCGTTGGTGA
This portion of the Streptomyces sp. NBC_01750 genome encodes:
- a CDS encoding PP2C family protein-serine/threonine phosphatase, encoding MVWESATDYEAVFHALPSAVALLNPQMVYADANEEYLRLSGRTREQLIGLHLFDVFPDNPGDPDASGMRNLKASLLRVVESGSRDSMALQRYDVEAADGPGVFEERYWSPVNAPVLGPDGQVVLIVHRVEEVTELINARTRDGRARSSRGGDRHRLMEAELYTRARELQEVNERLRQAHARERQVALALQEAMLPAPRPVGHHRVAVRYRPAVGALNVCGDWYDLAELSGDRIAVAVGDVVGHGLPAAGVMGQLRSALSAAVRVADGPATALDVVGQYARSVDGAESTTAVQAIVDWDSHTITYSSAGHLPPALLHPDGLVEFLDRATDPPLGARPEHIPHPQAAAAFTDGATLVLYTDGLIERRDEDIDTGLARLADCLTRHPTADADSLADRLLSTLIPPGGNTDDTALVVIRL